agatgagcgagcacccaattgCTCGGGtcggcgttattcgagtcgagcttttcgtaaaattcgagagctctataacgaaccccattgactacaatgggagactcaagcatttttgtatgtgggatccCAGGTgccgacctttttttttttttttcttggtgtgTTCGCTCTCTCtgccaaaaaaattgccattggcgcgctgcgtcgcagcagaggggccaaaacaggcacatcacagcggggaggagccaaaaactggggcggggtcgaacacggcatgatgctcgttcgagtaatgagcaccatcgagtacgctaatactcgaacaagcattaaGCTCGgtaaagtacgttcgctcaactctagttaaagCACCTCCACTCACACAAAACATATGAAGTTGAGTGGaggtgaaagggttaaaaggagcCGACTGGTTCAATGAGAAACCAGATTGAGACTCTAGAGCCCAAAATGCAAACAAATCCCCATCCAACCTAAATATATACAGCTGACTAGCCCTAGAGAGATAAGcaatatttatctatccatatAAGATATCACTAGATAAGTGGTTGGAAAAAACTTTAAGATTTCAGGGACTTTTCTTATAAATCTAAGCAAGGTTCAGTATACTAAGAAAGTCCCTGAAATCTTAGTCTTTTGCAATGTTTTTTGTTGCTTATCAGTAGTTTCGACAGCTGGGTCTGTTCAAGTAAACTATTGGATAAGACTTGAAGATTTCAGGGACTATTCTTAAAAATCTATCCAAGGTCTACTACACTAGCTTTATACAGCAATTTTCTCCTTTGTGATATGAGTGACACTTTCAGGTTGTGTGGGTTCGGTCATCTCACCAATTTGTTTAACCTGATTGCCCGTGTTCTAGTAACTtatttttgtatttcttcccCATGATGCTCTGGATAGTGTTGTCCAAAGTGGAGCAGTTATGGGTAGTTTTATACTGTGTGTACTTCTAGGGTTGTGTATATATTAATCCATAACTGTAGACCGTATAAAAGACTATATGTCCGTatagtgcaaaagaaaaaaaacagttgggaggctaagttcacacaggcagatatcacgctcgccaacatgcgacttTCTCGCAGATGCGaggtattttttattaaaaaacgtcctgcatcacttcggggaagtagcgatcctcaagtgcgattgacagctgcagcagaggatcgtaGAATTTCTCTCATTGTTTTAGTAGGAAAACCTTGTATTGTACCGCACAACCTAGCAAGCggcgcgatgctgccgccggccccattaaaaacaatgggagatgtgtTGCCATGCCCAAAGGGTAGGATTCAAATTCATGCAAcacttgtgcatctcgcaatgaaCAAATCTCATAGGATTTCCTCAGTCGTGTGAAAACTGTCTcacccagctgtgttctgcagttTTTGTATTGGCAGATGTTTTAGTGGCCAATACCATGTTTATTTCCTTTCCCTTCATCCACAACTGACCAAATCATACAaatcaaaaaaaatgtaattttattgtAAATAAATGATTTTCCATATGTGTAAACTCTATGACAAGGATTCTTCTCTGTGCTCGCTTAGCTATAAAAATACTACAGTGTACATTCTCATTCATTGACAGCAATGATGATGCATGGACGGCCCCGCTGTAAACGGATTGAAGAAACTTAGTGGCTTTGTTCAAGATTTAAGGCAGTCCGGTTAGTTTTTCTTTTCCTGAGTTTAATGCTGATATTCTTTAAGCAGTTGATTAGCTATTACTAGTCTTTGGATCTCACTGGTGCCTTCATAGATTTCAGTGATTCGTGCATCTCGGTAATGACGCTCAGCAGGCATCTCCGTTACATATCCCATGCCACCAAGGATCTGAATGgcctagagagaaaaaaaaagtgtggtaACAATAATTTAATGGAACCCTAACCCGATGATAGTCTTATACAAGTAGATAAtcatggtaaaacaaaaaaacaggcagcggtgttgtgcacatgaccactctgccaatcacaggcttctgcAGTCATTATGCCAGGAAAGGCACATGAGCACTGAAGCCTCTTAAGAAGTCAGGACTTCTACTCTGGGGCTGGGACAAGCCAACCTTTTATAGtccaatttttgtttttgtttttacaaaaagtggtaaaatttaggctactaaaaaaattgaaaagttgaCACATAAAAGCttaaggcagtgttccccaactccagtcctcagggcaccccaacaggtcatgttttcaggatctcctcagtgttgcacaggtgatgtaattattgttggtgcctcagacattgccacgtgtgtacttactataggagatcctgaaaacatgacctgttgggggtgccctgaggactggagttgggagacACTGGCTTAAGGGGATAAGGAtggcttatatatttattttccaCCATTCCCTGCCAAGAATTTTTTTCTTCAGTCTTGGAAACACGCTTTATAGTTTAAATAGTcaagtgtgaactggcatttgTGGTAGTATTTCATTACACTTATTAAAACATTACTGGTATAAATAATTAGCTGCACTCCTTTTGTAATTGGCAAAATTAAGCATGCCTGCATTACTTGACTTCCATGCTCAGGCCCTGTACATTTATTATTGTGTCTGATTGTGGGGAACTGATGGTCGCAGCATTCTATACATGTGGTGGGAGTGGAAAGTGGAGCAATCGGCAAAAGCCCATCAGGAACATTGAAAAAGGAGAGCACCAGGTATAATccttactaatattataaatgtgaccgtgactcctcttctgtctgttaccttttcatggctaaacccctgaagcgattttgatgaaatttgacagggagatagcttgcatctggAGGAAGGACATGGGCTACATTTTATCCCGAAAATTTAGAGAGTTCTCTAGGGATTACACAAGGACAGATTTATTTGGCGATGTGTAGCTGCAACACCGGCACCGTGaggcggaggggaagggggtgcacatcatacgCTACGCCTACACAAACTGGCAGACGTCGTTGCCACACATACACGATTATTAAGTGGAGGGGAAGGAGGTACACATCAcaagctaggcctccccaaatgGGCAGACGGTGTTGCCgcacgtatgcgattattaagctagcagggatacctggCGTTTCCCTGGATTAAAATTTGAACGAAagacattaacatggattgatgTTTTCCTCAGGATAGACTATCCAGTTCTAAACATCAGTCCATTCTCCAAGCTCATACGTTCCTGACTGTTATGGCCATTTGAAGCATAACGCAGTTTTAGACATACCTGGTGTGATATCCGTGTGGCAGCCTCTGAGGCGGCTAGTTTTGCCATTGCAGCTTCCTAATAAAAGAGAATAGATTATCACAAGGCAGGATATGCTTGTGTGTGGTACATATTACAAGATGGAAGAAGTCTAACCTTGGTATAAGGCTTCTCATTATCCTTAAGCATCGCTGCTCTCCAGGTCAGCAGCCTTGCACTCTCCAGAGCTAGCGCCATGTCCGCCAGCTTAAACTGAGAGATGGagataaatacataaaaaaaattagcTGTACAGATGATTAACTAAGTCAACGTGCTAATGACCATTAGTCAGTCTATGTGTGCTGtgcgagttacatgcagagcctgaccgTAACTGTGATGTCGCCATCATGTAATCAATTACCGGTTCTTGGTTCCGccccttgtgcactgaatgagggattatgggtagacTACACCCCCAAAAACTCCTGAGGCCTCAGtggctatggatacagcagtactcagtctggcagtttgtatgttgtgagacagctggactcttgtgtggagactccaataaatgacacctcacaaatgtacacatacatagctggcagtgcatattgaccaacaacattaaagcatagtccttcacatctgaacgtgatatcatatcatctcaagtgctaatgccgccaacactagtccagccttcatctaatcgtgaatCGTTGTCCATTGTTGGAACAAACCATCGCTGTTGTGCaagcatgtcaccacagagggtttagtgctgccgtgaagctaatgcagcttatatGATACAGTGACACATTGTAAATCACATAcagctcatatgtgaaagcaacaTAGCGgggctgtgtggtgcattgtacCTCCAGAAACGTTGGTACTAtaacttcctaataattactagtagtgaTTTATGTTCTGTACCTGGATAGCTTGTAATTTGGTAATTGGAGAGCCAAATGCAATCCTCTTCTCTGCATAGTCTACTGCACAGTCCAGAGCAGCCTGAGCAATACCAAGAGCCTGAGATGCAATACCTATCCTCCCGGCATCTAAAGTTTGCTGAAAGAAAAGAAACAATTTAAACAAATCATAACACATACAAGGTGATAGCAAAGAATACAGAAACACTTATCACCATAGCAATTTTGAAGCCCATGCCAGATTGTCCTAGAAGATTCTCACGTGGTATACGGCAGTCTTCAAAAATCAAATTGGCTGTGGAAGAAGCTCGGATTCCCAACTTATCCTCTTTCTTTCCAAGAGAAAGGCCTGGGGTTGGCATCTCAACCAAAAATGCACTTATACCCTGAAAAGTACAAATAATAGTTAAAGACCACAGgtgtaacaaaatgcaaagtgcaaACAATTTACCTAATGTTACTGATGCATGTGGGTCCCAATTCCAGGAACCACATCCATGGCGAGGGGGTGTCTAACTTTCAGCAACTTCCATAAAAATGATTGGAGAATATCATGTTCTCCACGCTGTCTGGATACAGCTCTTAAAACAATCAATTAGTGCTAAAACTATTCAAGGAACTTTGAATTTCCCAGCGATTCATCTGAAGGGTTCAAGAACACCAGGAAATTCACAGACATATAGGTACATATTTGTTTTATTCTTTCCCTCTTCTTACTACCAGAGTCTCCTATGGAGAGGTTTGAGATTAGCATTAGCCTATTCAGGTAGGTGGCTCATGAGGCTCATGATCTTTTAACTAGTTAATGAAAGGCTTTATCAGTTATACAAGTTACTTGTGAGTTTCTAGTTACTGGTGATTCCTCACAAGGCAGAGGACCTTTATTCTCAACACTAACAGgtacacattagagatgagcgagcgtacgtgctaaggcaaactactcgagcgagtactgccttatgcgagtacctgcccgctcgcttcaaaagatttgggtgccggcggggaggaacaggggggggggggggggggtagagatccctgctcactcccgcaaactcaccgctctcccccgccggtacccgaatcttttgagacgagcaggcaggtactcgcataaggcactactcgctcgagtagtttgccttagcgagtatgctcgctcatctctagtccacatTTATCAAAGTATGTTTCTTAGCAAGGGAAGAATAAAAAGTTTAGTGCCTGCCAGGCTGTTGCACCCATCTCATCTCCTACAACTGAAAACCCCAATTTTCCAGCTTTACTTGCTTATAGGAAGTTGTATTTATTTTAGCAGTGCAAGTTAATTTTACAATAGCCTGTGCGACAGGTAGATCAACATAACTGTTCTTTAACAATTTTTTAATCAGATGCTTCAAAGCCAAAATATCCAGCTGCCTGCACTGGAGTTTCCATGTGTTTCACTCTACACCTGCACCAAACTAGAGAATACGGCACATGTGTAGTGACTCTCACCGCAACACGCCATAAATGTCACACAGCTGTGCAGTCCTTTTTGTGACTCAGGGCAGGGGAGCCGGGAATATCAAGCAAGACCCAGAGAGGTGCGTTTACACCAAAGTAGTGGGAGAGAGCCCGAACGACTGCTGGACGTTAAGCCCCATTGGCCGATTTTAGCTGTCATTTGCATATGTGATATTTTGGCTTTGGAGCAtgtgataaaaaataaataaataaaaagtgcgGTTATGTTCATCTGCCTGTTGCAGGTATTATACAAATACCTTACATGAACTGACAAACTTCCTTTACATCTGGGAAGCACTGCCATTAGTCCAATGTATAAAAGCTAATAAGCTGCTCCAACTTCCATTACTAGTATCAATGGCTTCTCTGCTATTTCATCACTAAAATACGGTCTAGGAAAATCATGTAGTAAAGCTCCTGTTAATCATTTGAGACCTACTACACTCCACAGAGAGGCAAGAACTGaggtttgttctttttatttcttcttttactGTGTTAGTTAACATGTTTATATGCTCTATATACAGCAGGTGTCGGCTATCTTTAAcagcttaagggctctttcacacgggtgtgaCAATTTTCGGCCAgccgtgtcatggccacagcgAGGTTGAAAACTGCCCAGGTCCAGTGAGAATATGCTGAACCCGAGATACCGTCGGGCAGGGtgggggggaggaagtttagctcttctaaactgcctccccctttccgccctcTCGCCAGCTTTCGGCAAGTGGAGGGGAGGGTGTGGGAGctggctagtgtgctaagctcctgcccgctctccgccccttgtcggttGCCAGCAacaggagggggcgggacagaagctgctacactccctcccccctcccttctgtgGAAGTtgccataagagtctatgggagcggccgccgtattccgaccaggaagatagttcctgaattatctttcctggccgacgtaaaagcgctcctatgtgctatcttggctggctgggcgcttttacgccgtgggaatacgcccatctgaactgatgcattgcaaACCAATGCATGAGATGGGCAGCGTACATTGGCTGGGTGTGAAagcgcggccgatatatgctcgtgtgaatgaagtctAACCCTGGCCTGCTGGTATAACAATACTCCCCCCAAAAATGGTGCAgttacgctccccccccccccccatttcactccacttagcattttttattaacttttcagtacattgtatagcAAGTTAAAATTGTGCAattgaaaattacaactcgtcatccaaaaaacaagtcctcagacagctatgCTGTGAGGAGGCAAAAACAAATTGgttgtgtcctcaaggggttaaagctataACTGTAggcaatgtattttatttttgtagATTGTGTCAGATTTTTCAACTTAACACCTCctaatgaaaaaaagcaaaaatcataTTTCAGGCAAATATTACTAGAATTGCCTAAACTGGGAAAAGCTATTCTCACATACAGTTATGTCCTCACCTTGTGTTTCATGGACTTATCTGTTGTAGCAAAGACGACCGTTGCAGAGGCTTCCCAAGCGTTGGTAATCCAGGACTTCGTTCCATTCAGCACCCAGTGTTCCCCATCCAGCCTGGCAACTGTACTGGCTGCTCCGGCATCACTGCCATTACCTGAAAGTGACCAGATCAGTATTTGTATCGCCAATACAACAGTCGTTGGGACTTGTCTCCAATCTGTGTGCATCTCTCTATTCATTCCTATCTTTGTTTAGCCATCTGACACCCACCCAGTTTTGCTCTATGTGACAAAGACCAATTTTTCCCATCTGACATATTTCACTTTAGTTGTTAATAACTTTgggactccatgtacatacagctgtttcagggtttttgcccttgtaTAAAaagactttggcttgaagga
This region of Eleutherodactylus coqui strain aEleCoq1 chromosome 5, aEleCoq1.hap1, whole genome shotgun sequence genomic DNA includes:
- the ACADS gene encoding short-chain specific acyl-CoA dehydrogenase, mitochondrial gives rise to the protein MLRGVTVLCRTWRPLAPRTATRYLHTVYQTVELPDTHRMLRDTCREFAEKELQPVAGLLDREHRYPREQVQKMGQMGLLSVAVPEDLGGAGLDYLAYAIALEEVSRGCASTGVVMSVNNSLYLGPVLKHASEKQKKKWITPFCSGDKIGCFALSEPGNGSDAGAASTVARLDGEHWVLNGTKSWITNAWEASATVVFATTDKSMKHKGISAFLVEMPTPGLSLGKKEDKLGIRASSTANLIFEDCRIPRENLLGQSGMGFKIAMQTLDAGRIGIASQALGIAQAALDCAVDYAEKRIAFGSPITKLQAIQFKLADMALALESARLLTWRAAMLKDNEKPYTKEAAMAKLAASEAATRISHQAIQILGGMGYVTEMPAERHYRDARITEIYEGTSEIQRLVIANQLLKEYQH